A window of the Henckelia pumila isolate YLH828 chromosome 3, ASM3356847v2, whole genome shotgun sequence genome harbors these coding sequences:
- the LOC140892704 gene encoding style cell-cycle inhibitor 1-B, with protein sequence MGKFKDDDRLNRSSPSPRDESKIRRRRTNDDDEKYRSKKKHKSHKSSEDHSRKDKKSGKKHKDKSRKKDSKVKFQEISDEDYFSRNNEFAMWLKKEKNKYFSDLSSDSARSLFSEFVAEWNNQELEPQYYEGVVTGPRTSHKWNIKR encoded by the exons ATGGGTAAATTTAAAGACGACGATAGGCTCAATAGGTCTTCTCCTTCTCCGCGAG ATGAGTCGAAAATCAGAAGGCGAAGAACCAACGATGACGACGAGAAATACAGATCCAAGAAAAAACACAAATCTCATAAGTCTTCTGAAGATCATTCGCGTAAAG ATAAGAAGTCTGGTAAGAAGCATAAAGATAAAAGCCGCAAGAAAGATTCA AAAGTAAAGTTTCAAGAAATTTCGGATGAAGACTACTTCTCCAGAAACAATGAATTTGCAATGTGGCTAAAGAAAGAGAAGAACAAATATTTCTCGGATCTATCATCAGATTCTGCACGGAGCCTGTTTTCAGAGTTCGTGGCAGAATGGAACAACCAAGAACTCGAACCCCAGTACTACGAGGGCGTTGTGACAGGACCACGGACGTCGCATAAGTGGAACATTAAACGTTAG
- the LOC140891377 gene encoding putative pentatricopeptide repeat-containing protein At3g23330, translating to MSKEIVGKSVHSVCMKGWTHISIFHTNTLINMYSKFGNITSAKHVFDKMGERNEASWNNMISGYVRTGFFQDAGGLFIEMWDRGVELNGYVVASLLTAFSRSKSMFLEGFQIHGLVLKNGLLYDVFVATSVLHFYGGFALVSDAQLLFEEMPDRNVVSWTSLMVNLADDGLFYEVVNLYQRMRRAGVGCNQNTFTTVISSCGSVDDEFLVNQVLGHVIKTGLETNVSVANSLISTFSSLGQMEVARYIFNRMDGRDIISWNSILAAFAHNLVFEESLRYFHSMRLNHGEINETTLSTILSACGSVDKLNWGRGLHGLVLKLGYEMEICISNTLLSMYFESGGYEDAEQLFHGMPEKDLISWNSMMAGYVLAGKCLEVLSVLGVLLREKKLINFVTFASALSACADKEFLSEGMIVHGLVIVSGLHENLVVGNALISMYGKGGMTHKAKGVFDKMPEKELVTWNALIGGFAENGEGDEALIVFKLMREMDITSNYITLINVLGSCYDPCHLLRQGMPLHAHILLTGFDSDEYVRNSLISMYACCGDLDSSNLIFYALVNRTPATWNSLVAANAQHGQWEEALKLLLGMQRAGVKFDQFSLSAALAASANLAILEDGQHLHGLAIKLGFEHHHYVANATMDMYGKCAEINDLLKMLPEPVTRSTLSWNILMSAFSRHGHFLKARETFHEMLVHGSKPDHVSFVAILSACSHGGLVDEGLSYFTSMTSEFGVSAGIEHCVCVVDLLGRSGKFAEAESFIKEMQVPPNDFIWRSLLSACKIHGNLEVGKKAAQHLLDANSSDDSAFVLYSNVCATSGKWHDVQGLRMKMETENVKKKPACSWLNIRNKISSFGAGDQSHSESEQIYIKLAQMKKEIKEAGYIPDTSYALHDTDEEQKEDNLWKHSERLALAYGLISTREGSTLRIFKNLRVCGDCHSVYKFVSSVVSREIILRDPYRFHHFSGGKCSCGDYW from the coding sequence ATGAGCAAAGAAATTGTGGGGAAGTCTGTGCATTCAGTGTGTATGAAGGGATGGACTCATATAAGCATATTTCATACAAACACGTTGATAAATATGTACTCAAAATTTGGGAATATCACTTCTGCCAAACACGTGTTCGATAAAATGGGTGAGAGAAATGAAGCTTCTTGGAATAATATGATTTCTGGGTACGTGAGAACTGGATTTTTTCAAGATGCTGGTGGATTGTTTATTGAGATGTGGGATCGAGGAGTTGAATTGAATGGGTATGTTGTTGCTAGCTTATTGACTGCGTTCAGCAGGTCTAAAAGTATGTTTCTTGAAGGATTTCAGATTCATGGTTTGGTGTTGAAGAATGGTTTACTGTATGATGTTTTCGTGGCAACGTCAGTCTTGCATTTTTATGGTGGATTTGCTCTTGTGTCTGATGCGCAGTTGCTCTTCGAAGAGATGCCTGATAGAAACGTGGTCTCGTGGACCTCTTTGATGGTTAACTTGGCAGATGATGGATTATTTTATGAAGTTGTTAATTTATATCAAAGAATGAGGCGAGCAGGAGTTGGTTGTAACCAGAACACATTTACTACTGTCATCAGTTCATGTGGATCGGTAGATGATGAATTTTTGGTTAATCAAGTGCTTGGTCATGTTATCAAGACAGGTCTTGAGACTAATGTTTCTGTTGCCAATTCTCTAATATCAACGTTTAGTAGTTTGGGCCAGATGGAAGTTGCTCGTTATATTTTTAATCGCATGGATGGACGCGACATTATATCATGGAATTCGATACTGGCGGCTTTTGCACATAATTTGGTCTTCGAGGAGTCACTTAGATATTTTCACTCAATGCGActaaatcatggtgaaataaatgAAACCACGCTTTCCACAATTTTATCCGCATGTGGGTCTGTGGACAAATTGAACTGGGGTAGAGGATTACATGGTTTAGTTTTGAAGCTTGGATATGAAATGGAAATTTGTATATCCAACACTCTTCTTAGTATGTATTTTGAGAGTGGAGGATACGAAGATGCAGAACAATTGTTTCACGGGATGCCAGAGAAGGATTTGATATCTTGGAATTCCATGATGGCTGGCTATGTTTTGGCAGGCAAGTGTTTGGAGGTCTTGAGTGTGTTGGGTGTACTCCTACGCGAGAAAAAACTCATAAATTTCGTTACTTTTGCTAGTGCGCTATCTGCATGTGCAGATAAGGAATTTCTGTCTGAAGGGATGATAGTGCATGGACTTGTAATTGTATCTGGACTCCATGAGAATTTGGTAGTTGGTAATGCACTAATTTCCATGTATGGAAAGGGTGGCATGACACACAAAGCCAAGGGCGTATTTGATAAGATGCCTGAGAAAGAGCTAGTTACTTGGAATGCCCTGATTGGTGGTTTTGCTGAAAACGGAGAGGGTGATGAGGCGTTGATAGTTTTTAAATTAATGAGGGAGATGGATATAACTTCTAATTACATAACCCTGATAAATGTTCTTGGATCTTGTTATGATCCATGTCACCTTCTTAGGCAAGGAATGCCCTTGCATGCACATATTTTGTTGACTGGATTTGATTCAGATGAATATGTGAGGAACTCACTTATTTCCATGTACGCCTGTTGTGGAGATCTTGACTCAAGTAacttaatattttatgcattagTCAATAGGACCCCTGCAACTTGGAATTCTTTGGTTGCCGCAAATGCTCAGCATGGTCAATGGGAGGAGGCTCTGAAACTTCTTCTTGGGATGCAAAGAGCTGGAGTGAAATTTGATCAGTTCAGTCTGTCTGCAGCCCTCGCTGCTTCTGCAAATTTAGCTATCTTGGAGGATGGCCAACATCTCCATGGTTTAGCAATCAAACTTGGGTTTGAACATCATCATTATGTCGCGAATGCTACTATGGATATGTATGGGAAATGTGCAGAAATTAATGATCTGTTGAAAATGCTTCCAGAGCCAGTAACTCGATCAACATTATCATGGAACATACTGATGTCAGCCTTTTCCAGGCATGGTCACTTCCTAAAAGCCAGAGAGACCTTTCATGAAATGCTGGTGCATGGATCAAAACCTGACCACGTCAGCTTTGTTGCGATTCTATCTGCATGTAGCCATGGCGGTCTAGTAGACGAGGGCCTTTCATATTTTACTTCAATGACATCTGAGTTTGGTGTTTCAGCTGGTATAGAGCATTGTGTCTGCGTTGTCGATCTTCTTGGACGATCGGGAAAATTTGCTGAGGCTGAATCTTTTATTAAAGAAATGCAGGTCCCACCTAATGACTTTATCTGGCGAAGTTTGTTGTCCGCCTGCAAAATCCATGGTAACTTGGAAGTGGGAAAAAAAGCAGCACAACATCTTCTTGATGCAAACTCTTCCGACGATTCTGCTTTTGTTCTTTATTCAAATGTCTGCGCAACATCAGGGAAATGGCACGATGTTCAGGGGCTGCGAATGAAAATGGAAACAGAAAACGTGAAAAAGAAACCAGCCTGCAGCTGGCTTAacatcagaaacaaaataagctCATTTGGGGCAGGTGATCAATCCCACTCAGAATCTgaacaaatatatattaaattggcACAGATGAAGAAAGAAATCAAGGAGGCGGGCTACATTCCAGACACAAGCTATGCGTTGCATGACACTGATGAAGAGCAGAAAGAGGATAACTTGTGGAAACACAGTGAGAGGCTTGCACTTGCATATGGTTTGATCAGTACACGCGAAGGTTCAACTCTTCGAATTTTCAAGAATCTTCGAGTTTGTGGTGATTGCCACTCCGTTTACAAATTTGTAAGCAGTGTAGTCAGTAGGGAGATCATACTGAGGGACCCCTACCGGTTTCACCACTTTAGCGGTGGTAAATGTTCTTGCGGTGACTATTGGTAG
- the LOC140886367 gene encoding ATP-dependent zinc metalloprotease FTSH 12, chloroplastic, protein MELTRTQFKPNPLHFYPDNLFLLRRISIRVSPLRCCRPKLSRQKGIRISASSSGTNPSEPEGFSWLQFSQSIGRGSQRFFQKFGESVKKETGFSIEEAKVSAKEVIDRFQIQFGRVNSELLPQFVDWNKWDYWKDIKNWEPKRVGVLVLYIFVMVLSCRGAYNMIRAPIIQRERKELAEAYMEALIPEPNPTNVRQFKKGLWRKTTPKGLKLKKFIEAPDGTLVHDSSFVGEDAWDDDIEKAQASVKEIIDNDIKLNEENKKILKQGLGLSVVKQDSDSGGTWRDRLTAWREILQKEKLSEQLDSLNSKYVVEFDMKEVENSLRKDVVEKAKNAHGARALWISKRWWRYRPKLPYTYFLQKLDSSEVAAVVFTEDLKRLYVTMKEGFPLEYIVDIPLDPFLFEAILGSGVEADLLQKKQIHYFLKVVFALLPGILILWFIKEAIMLLHITTNRFYYKKYNQLFDMTYGADNFILPVGEGGETKSMHKDVVLGGDVWDLLDELMIYMGNPMQYYEKDVKFVRGVLLSGPPGTGKTLFARTLAKESGLPFVFASGSEFTDSEKSGAARINELFSIARRNAPAFVFVDEIDAIAGRHARKDPRRRATFEALIAQLDGEREKTGVDRYSLRQAVIFICATNRPDELDLEFVRPGRIDRRVYIGLPDAKQRVQIFGVHSTGKELSEDVDFEKVVFRTVGYSGAAIRDLINQAGIMSVRKGHSKIYQQDIIDVLDKQLLEGMGALLTEEEQQKCEQSVSLEKKRLLAVHEAGHIVLAHLFPQFDLHAFSQLLPGGEETAVSVFYPRENVVDQGYTTFGYLQMQMVVAHGGRCAERIAYGDDITDGGRDDLEKITKIAREMVISPKNPRLGLTALTKRIGMVDRPDNPDGEIIRYKWDDPHVIPATMTLEVSELFMRELTRYIDETEELAMKGLRDNRHILDVIAEELLEHSRITGLEVEERMRGLSPTMFEDFVKPYQIDLEEDGPVPHNDRLRYQPLDIYPAPMHRC, encoded by the exons ATGGAATTGACGAGAACCCAATTCAAGCCAAACCCACTTCACTTTTATCCGGATAATCTCTTTCTTCTCCGAAGAATAAGCATTCGGGTATCACCTTTACGCTGTTGCAGACCGAAACTTTCTCGCCAAAAGGGTATTAGAATTTCAGCTTCTTCGTCGGGAACTAACCCGAGTGAGCCCGAGGGATTCTCCTGGCTTCAGTTTTCGCAGTCCATTGGTCGTGGTTCTCAAAGGTTTTTTCAGAAATTTGGCGAGTCAGTTAAGAAAGAAACTGGCTTTAGTATTGAAGAAGCTAAGGTGAGCGCTAAAGAGGTGATAGACCGGTTCCAGATTCAGTTTGGACGAGTTAACTCTGAACTGCTGCCGCAGTTCGTCGATTGGAATAAGTGGGATTATTGGAAG GATATAAAAAATTGGGAACCAAAAAGAGTTGGTGTTTTGGTATTATACATTTTTGTCATGGTTTTATCTTGTCGAGGAGCATACAATATGATCCGAGCTCCTATTATCCAGCGTGAAAGAAAAGAATTGGCAGAGGCATACATGGAGGCATTAATTCCCGAGCCCAATCCTACTAATGTGAGGCA ATTCAAAAAAGGCTTGTGGAGGAAGACAACTCCCAAAGGTCTCAAGCTCAAAAAGTTTATCGAAGCCCCTGATGGGACACTTGTTCATGACAGTTCTTTTGTTGGGGAAGATGCATGGGACGATGACATTGAAAAGGCCCAAGCCAGTGTAAAAGAAATAATAGACAATGACATAAAATTGAATGAAGAGAATAAGAAGATTTTAAAACAAGGTTTAGGTTTATCAG TGGTGAAACAGGATTCAGATTCAGGAGGAACATGGCGCGATAGACTTACAGCATGGAGAGAAATTCTTCAGAAGGAGAAGCTATCAGAACAACTCGATTCATTGAATTCCAAGTATGTTGTGGAATTTGACATGAAAGAGGTTGAGAATAGCCTCCGCAAGGATGTCGTGGAGAAGGCCAAAAATGCACATGGAGCAAGGGCATTGTGGATCTCCAAAAGATGGTGGCGCTATCGTCCAAAGCTTCCGTACACGTATTTCCTTCAAAAACTGGATTCTTCTGag GTTGCTGCAGTTGTCTTTACCGAAGATCTTAAGAGACTGTATGTGACCATGAAAGAAGGATTCCCTCTGGAATATATC GTTGATATTCCACTTGATCCATTCCTTTTTGAGGCAATATTAGGTTCTGGAGTTGAAGCAGATCTTCTTCAGAAGAAGCAAATACATTATTTTTTGAAAGTTGTATTTGCCCTCTTGCCAGGAATACTGATCTTATGGTTCATAAAGGAAGCTATAATGCTGCTTCATATTACTACAAACCGTTTCTATTATAAGAAATATAACCAACTTTTTGATATGACATATGGTGCTGATAACTTTATTCTG CCAGTCGGTGAAGGTGGTGAAACAAAGTCAATGCATAAAGATGTAGTACTAGGAGGAGATGTCTGGGATCTTCTTGATGAGTTGATGATCTATATGGGCAACCCGATGCAGTATTATGAAAAAGATGTGAAGTTTGTACGG GGTGTCCTTTTGTCGGGACCTCCAGGGACAGGCAAAACCCTCTTTGCTAGGACACTAGCAAAAGAGAGCGGGTTGCCTTTTGTTTTTGCTTCTGGTTCAGAATTCACAGATAGTGAGAAAAGTGGTGCTGCAAGAATTAATGAATTGTTCTCAATCGCGAGGAGAAAT GCTCCTGCTTTTGTATTTGTGGACGAGATAGATGCTATTGCTGGAAGGCATGCCAGAAAGGATCCACGTAGGAGAGCAACATTCGAAGCACTGATCGCACAGCTGGACGGaga GAGAGAAAAAACCGGTGTTGATAGATACTCCCTTCGGCAAGCTGTTATATTCATATGTGCTACTAATAGACCTGATGAACTAGACCTAGAATTTGTTCGCCCTGGACGCATTGACAGGCGTGTATATATTGGATTACCTGATGCAAAGCAAAGAGTACAAATATTTGGTGTTCATAGTACTGGGAAGGAACTTTCTGAGGATGTTGACTTTGAAAAG GTAGTTTTCCGTACTGTTGGATATTCTGGTGCGGCTATTAGAGATTTAATCAATCAAGCAGGAATAATGTCT GTCAGAAAAGGGCATTCTAAAATCTACCAGCAAGATATTATAGATGTGTTAGACAAGCAACTTCTTGAGGGGATGGGTGCGCTTCTCACTGAGGAAGAGCAGCAGAAATGTGAACAAAGT GTATCCTTGGAGAAGAAAAGGCTTTTGGCAGTGCATGAAGCTGGTCACATAGTCTTGGCACACTTGTTCCCACAATTTGATCTGCACGCATTTTCTCAGCTTTTGCCTGGTGGCGAG GAAACTGCTGTGTCTGTTTTTTATCCTCGAGAAAATGTGGTAGATCAAGGTTATACAACCTTTGGTTATTTGCAAATGCAAATGGTGGTTGCTCATGGAGGGCGTTGCGCCGAGCGCATTGCATATGGTGATGACATTACTGATGGAGGAAGGGATGATCTGGAGAAAATTACGAAG ATTGCTAGAGAAATGGTCATAAGCCCCAAAAATCCTAGGTTGGGTCTCACTGCTTTGACGAAAAGAATTGGGATGGTTGATCGACCAGATAACCCAGATGGTGAGATAATAAGATACAAG TGGGATGATCCTCACGTGATTCCTGCAACTATGACTCTTGAAGTTTCTGAACTTTTTATGCGGGAGTTGACGAGG TACATTGATGAGACTGAAGAACTTGCTATGAAGGGACTGAGGGACAACAGACACATTTTAGACGTGATTGCAGAGGAACTATTAGAACATTCAAGGATAACAGGATTG GAAGTAGAAGAACGAATGAGAGGGTTATCACCAACTATGTTTGAAGATTTTGTGAAACCATACCAGATTGACTTGGAAGAG GATGGGCCAGTTCCTCACAATGATCGCCTCCGATATCAACCCCTTGATATCTATCCTGCACCAATGCACAGATGTTGA